The Enteractinococcus fodinae genome has a segment encoding these proteins:
- a CDS encoding BCCT family transporter, producing MNPNAPDSPTGPHTKVPLTEKLRSKRKTLAVGLYPGDIHPGLLSGVGVDDQQRDFRVDKTIFAVTATFIVAFVAWGILSPESVGTVASAAFSWAMENMGWLLNFAMGVGLFVMLYVAFGRYGKIKLGKDDEKPEFSRFSWVAMMFGAGLGVGLFFYGPSEPLSHFLSPPPHTMADQQETVNELQRAAGEDPGVNREAIHQGVSQASYHWGLHIWSMYALVGGALAYATFRRGRPTLISSIFQTLFGKSKTDGFAGKLIDIFAIIATLFGTATTLGLSAIQIGQGVTIVSGMGPIGNNALILIIGVLGAGFVISAVSGVSRGVRYLSNINITFTLGLVLFVFFAGPTLYLLNLVPSGILHYIDNYLPMMAKSLSWGPETVEFQTWWTAFYWAWWIAWTPFVGTFIARISRGRTLREFALVTMGVPTLILILAFTVFGGASIINSINGVEGFDGEASPEAVLFNLFDTLPFNAITPFILIGVLAIFFITAADSASVVMGMMTSRGNPAPKKSLVVFWGLSMMGIAIVMLLSGGEDALSGLQSLTYLIALPFSIVLILMVWAFLKDLSTDPARIRHDYARKAVSDAVIRGIEDHGEEFEFAVQHSPDGRGAGTGVDASAPKYTDWYKEEAETSAMKLVTGEETDPPEASDNISPKEPKD from the coding sequence ATGAACCCCAACGCGCCTGATAGTCCCACGGGACCGCATACAAAAGTGCCGTTGACTGAGAAATTGCGATCCAAACGCAAGACCCTAGCCGTCGGGCTCTATCCGGGAGATATCCACCCCGGCCTGTTGTCCGGTGTTGGCGTCGACGATCAGCAACGCGACTTTCGTGTCGACAAGACGATCTTCGCGGTCACAGCGACCTTCATCGTCGCATTTGTCGCCTGGGGCATTCTCAGCCCAGAATCGGTGGGAACCGTGGCGAGCGCGGCCTTCAGCTGGGCTATGGAAAACATGGGCTGGCTGTTGAACTTTGCAATGGGCGTGGGCTTATTCGTCATGCTCTACGTCGCGTTTGGGCGCTACGGCAAAATCAAACTCGGCAAAGATGACGAAAAACCAGAGTTCTCGCGGTTCTCGTGGGTCGCGATGATGTTCGGGGCCGGGCTGGGCGTGGGCCTATTTTTCTACGGCCCATCCGAACCGCTGTCGCACTTCTTGTCGCCGCCACCGCATACGATGGCAGATCAACAAGAGACCGTCAATGAACTCCAACGCGCCGCAGGTGAAGATCCCGGGGTCAACCGAGAAGCCATCCACCAGGGTGTCTCGCAAGCCAGCTACCACTGGGGTCTGCATATCTGGAGCATGTACGCCCTCGTGGGTGGGGCACTGGCCTATGCGACCTTCCGCCGCGGTCGCCCAACCTTGATCTCTTCGATCTTCCAAACCCTGTTCGGCAAGTCCAAAACCGACGGCTTCGCAGGCAAACTCATCGACATCTTCGCGATCATTGCCACCCTGTTCGGTACCGCCACAACACTGGGACTCTCGGCCATCCAGATCGGTCAGGGTGTCACGATTGTCAGTGGCATGGGCCCGATCGGCAACAACGCGCTGATCCTCATCATCGGGGTGCTCGGCGCAGGCTTTGTCATCAGTGCGGTCTCCGGGGTCTCGCGCGGGGTTCGGTATCTGTCCAATATCAATATCACCTTCACGCTCGGGCTGGTGCTGTTCGTATTCTTCGCCGGTCCCACCTTGTACTTGCTGAATCTGGTGCCCTCGGGCATCCTGCACTACATCGACAACTATCTGCCGATGATGGCCAAGTCGCTGTCCTGGGGTCCCGAAACCGTGGAATTCCAAACCTGGTGGACCGCGTTCTACTGGGCCTGGTGGATCGCCTGGACACCGTTTGTCGGCACCTTCATCGCGCGTATTTCCCGCGGCCGCACGCTGCGTGAATTCGCGCTGGTCACCATGGGTGTGCCGACGCTGATTCTGATCTTGGCCTTCACTGTGTTCGGTGGGGCCTCGATTATCAACTCAATCAACGGGGTCGAAGGTTTCGACGGTGAAGCATCCCCTGAGGCCGTGCTGTTCAATCTGTTCGATACGCTGCCCTTCAACGCGATCACCCCGTTCATTTTGATCGGGGTGTTGGCCATCTTTTTCATCACCGCAGCGGACTCGGCCTCGGTGGTCATGGGCATGATGACCTCACGCGGGAATCCGGCACCGAAGAAGAGCCTGGTGGTGTTCTGGGGACTGTCCATGATGGGCATTGCCATCGTCATGCTGCTTTCCGGTGGCGAAGACGCCCTGTCGGGATTGCAAAGCCTGACCTATCTGATTGCCCTGCCCTTTAGTATCGTGCTCATTTTGATGGTCTGGGCTTTCCTGAAAGACCTGTCCACCGACCCAGCCCGTATTCGACATGACTATGCTCGCAAAGCCGTGTCAGATGCTGTCATTCGAGGGATCGAAGATCACGGCGAGGAATTTGAGTTCGCGGTGCAGCACTCTCCTGACGGTCGCGGGGCTGGGACCGGGGTGGATGCGTCGGCGCCGAAATACACCGACTGGTATAAGGAAGAAGCCGAAACCAGCGCGATGAAGCTGGTCACCGGTGAAGAGACCGACCCGCCAGAGGCCAGCGACAATATCTCTCCGAAGGAACCGAAGGACTAG
- the argG gene encoding argininosuccinate synthase gives MSKVLSSLPVGERVGIAFSGGLDTSVAVAWMRENGSIPCTYTADIGQYDEPDIDGVVDRAKEYGAEIARFVDAKKPLVEEGFVALQTGAFNVRSAGKTYFNTTPLGRAVTGTLLVRAMKEDGVNIWGDGSTYKGNDIERFYRYGLMANPELQIYKPWLDSRFVEELGGRQEMSEWLVERGYPYRDSTEKAYSTDANIWGATHEAKSLEFLNVGLDIVEPIMGVAAWRDDVNIETEEVSVGFYEGRPVSINGTEYTDPVALVLAANTIGGRHGLGVSDQIENRIIEAKSRGIYEAPGMALFHIAYERLLNAIHNEDTLESYYMNGYRLGRLMYEGRWFDPQSLMLRESIQRWVGSAITGEVTLRLRRGDDYTILDTTGPNLSYTPEKLSMERVEDAAFGPDDRIGQLTMRNLDIADSRARLEQYASRGTLGGPTAELMGELEVGGAAKIAASDVDVDPEQDAAGLKAAFDAGTD, from the coding sequence ATGTCTAAGGTTTTGTCTTCTCTCCCCGTCGGCGAACGCGTCGGTATCGCCTTTTCGGGCGGTCTCGATACGTCTGTAGCCGTTGCGTGGATGCGCGAAAACGGTTCTATCCCATGCACCTACACCGCTGATATCGGTCAGTACGATGAGCCCGATATCGATGGGGTGGTCGACCGTGCCAAAGAGTACGGTGCAGAAATCGCCCGCTTCGTCGATGCGAAGAAGCCTCTGGTAGAGGAAGGCTTTGTGGCGCTGCAGACCGGGGCATTCAACGTGCGCTCGGCCGGCAAAACCTACTTCAACACGACCCCGCTGGGCCGTGCTGTCACCGGTACGCTGCTGGTGCGCGCCATGAAGGAAGACGGCGTGAACATCTGGGGCGACGGCTCCACCTATAAGGGCAACGATATCGAGCGGTTCTACCGCTACGGTCTGATGGCCAACCCAGAGTTACAGATCTACAAACCGTGGCTGGACTCGCGTTTCGTCGAAGAACTCGGCGGACGCCAAGAAATGTCCGAATGGCTTGTCGAACGCGGCTACCCATACCGTGACTCAACCGAAAAGGCATACTCGACCGACGCCAACATTTGGGGCGCAACCCACGAAGCCAAATCCTTAGAATTCCTCAACGTCGGCCTCGATATCGTCGAACCCATCATGGGGGTTGCCGCCTGGCGCGACGACGTGAACATCGAAACCGAAGAAGTCTCTGTCGGCTTCTACGAAGGCCGTCCGGTCTCGATCAATGGCACCGAATACACCGACCCGGTCGCGCTCGTGTTGGCTGCCAATACCATTGGCGGACGCCACGGTCTGGGCGTCTCGGACCAGATCGAAAACCGCATTATTGAAGCCAAATCCCGCGGCATCTACGAAGCCCCTGGCATGGCGCTGTTCCACATCGCCTACGAGCGTCTGCTCAATGCGATCCACAACGAGGACACCCTCGAAAGCTACTATATGAACGGCTACCGTCTGGGCCGTTTGATGTACGAAGGTCGCTGGTTCGATCCGCAGTCACTAATGCTGCGCGAATCCATCCAGCGCTGGGTTGGCTCGGCCATCACCGGTGAGGTTACCCTGCGCCTGCGCCGCGGTGACGACTACACCATCTTAGACACCACCGGACCGAATCTGTCCTACACTCCAGAAAAACTGTCCATGGAACGCGTCGAAGATGCGGCCTTCGGACCGGATGATCGCATCGGGCAGCTGACCATGCGCAACCTGGATATCGCCGATTCGCGTGCCCGCCTGGAGCAGTACGCGTCCCGCGGGACCCTGGGTGGCCCAACGGCCGAACTCATGGGCGAGCTCGAAGTCGGTGGCGCCGCCAAGATTGCCGCCTCCGATGTTGATGTCGATCCCGAACAGGATGCCGCCGGGCTCAAGGCCGCATTCGACGCCGGTACCGACTAA
- a CDS encoding CBS domain-containing protein, with protein sequence MLTARDIMTPNAECIGEHDSLTEAAQKLRDLGVGSMPICGEDNRLKGMLTDRDIVVGCVAAGRDPDKTPAGDFGGEKPVTIGADDSIDEAIKTMQEHQVRRLPVIDGHELVGMVAQADIARSIPEDKVGELVKLVSW encoded by the coding sequence ATGCTGACAGCACGCGACATTATGACACCAAATGCAGAGTGTATTGGCGAACACGACAGCCTCACCGAAGCGGCCCAGAAGCTGCGTGATCTCGGGGTTGGTTCAATGCCGATTTGCGGCGAAGATAACCGTCTCAAGGGCATGCTGACCGACCGTGACATTGTGGTCGGCTGTGTCGCAGCCGGACGTGACCCGGATAAGACGCCCGCCGGGGATTTCGGTGGGGAGAAACCAGTCACCATTGGCGCGGATGATTCCATTGATGAAGCCATCAAAACAATGCAAGAACACCAAGTCCGCCGGTTGCCCGTCATTGATGGGCACGAACTGGTCGGGATGGTGGCCCAAGCCGATATCGCTCGGTCAATCCCCGAAGATAAGGTCGGTGAACTGGTGAAACTGGTGTCCTGGTAA
- a CDS encoding ABC transporter substrate-binding protein — protein sequence MTTILRHDMRHINTLRQRITRGLVLLAVLVGLVGCTGHYPADPEGTLDRVSGGTLRVGVSHEPPWTDTLGEGNSEEDPGGIEPQLIQDYARSIGAEVEWHAGGEEQLTTMLEESQLDLVIGGITDESPWSSKGGLTTTYAESLGVDGSTSKHVMVVPMGENAFMTSLESFLLDQDIDKQLPEEMRP from the coding sequence GTGACCACGATTTTGAGACACGATATGCGCCACATCAACACACTGCGACAACGGATCACCCGCGGGCTCGTATTGCTCGCCGTGCTGGTCGGACTCGTTGGCTGCACGGGACACTATCCGGCAGACCCCGAGGGCACCTTGGACCGCGTGAGCGGTGGGACGTTGCGAGTCGGCGTCTCCCACGAACCGCCTTGGACTGACACGCTAGGCGAGGGGAATTCGGAAGAAGACCCTGGAGGCATTGAACCCCAACTGATCCAAGACTACGCTCGGTCGATCGGCGCGGAAGTGGAGTGGCACGCCGGTGGCGAAGAGCAACTGACAACGATGCTTGAGGAAAGCCAACTTGACCTAGTCATCGGCGGGATAACAGATGAGTCGCCGTGGTCCTCGAAGGGGGGCCTGACCACCACGTATGCTGAGTCACTCGGCGTGGACGGTAGCACTTCCAAGCATGTAATGGTCGTGCCCATGGGGGAGAACGCTTTCATGACCAGCTTGGAAAGCTTCCTGCTTGACCAGGATATCGACAAGCAACTGCCCGAGGAGATGCGTCCATGA
- a CDS encoding flavodoxin family protein, which yields MRALIIYESAWGNTTAVAEAVSEGLTEHDIEVDVRAVQDAPALHQVQVDLLVVGAPTHAFGLSREATRQEAHNRGGELIATGVREWLESGPVSLSVATFDTHVRRPNLPGHASRKAAKKLKKLGCTLLVDPESFDVEDYEGPLSPGELERARQWGIELGRKLTEQSHRT from the coding sequence ATGCGGGCCCTCATCATTTACGAATCGGCGTGGGGAAACACCACGGCCGTTGCCGAGGCCGTCAGCGAAGGACTAACGGAACACGATATTGAGGTAGATGTTCGTGCTGTACAAGATGCCCCTGCGTTACACCAGGTGCAAGTGGATCTGCTTGTGGTCGGCGCCCCGACCCATGCGTTTGGTCTCAGCCGAGAAGCCACGCGCCAGGAGGCTCATAACCGGGGCGGTGAATTGATTGCCACGGGTGTCCGCGAGTGGCTCGAGTCCGGGCCCGTGTCGCTGTCCGTCGCCACGTTTGATACTCATGTCAGGCGCCCAAATCTTCCTGGGCATGCCAGTCGTAAGGCGGCGAAGAAACTCAAGAAGCTTGGCTGTACGTTACTCGTTGATCCAGAGAGTTTTGATGTCGAGGATTACGAGGGCCCGCTGTCGCCCGGTGAACTGGAAAGAGCTCGCCAATGGGGTATCGAGCTTGGTCGCAAGCTCACAGAGCAATCCCACCGCACGTGA
- a CDS encoding DUF4389 domain-containing protein has protein sequence MDAYPATPNYSAPTQPLRMKPWNWVMLVVGVLLMLLGIGLIIAGAVLLSAGAAQRDGQFLTTDAHRYQTTGHAIASPPLTLELEETETAELPPLEDIANFQIRATPVIPDQELFVGVAEATDAAAYLDDVPHAVLEDVTWTQQEQFSDEWTWDTEVDQRLQEVAGSATPAAPAEEDIWVESTTGTGTQDLTFELQEGQWTLVVLNADGTRPVWVDLQAGARTELMDPVSPGLLIAGIVGLVLGIPLLLLGAAGLGRDIDQDHPQQHHGLSPAATTSGAAVPVYPLAFSGHLDGQLSRGLWLVKWLLAIPHYIVLALLWFALVVTTIAAGIVILFTARYPRSLFAFSVGVLRWSWRVGFYGYLALGTDRYPPFTLAHAAYPAELDVPYPAQLSRGLVLVKWWLLALPHILLLGIIAGGGGVVWLGAGNTSASWGFSLLGLLVLIAAIGLLFTGRYMAGLFALVIGLNRWTYRVSTYVLLLRDEYPPFRLDQGPTDPPPYQPAHHETPQPGL, from the coding sequence ATGGATGCTTATCCCGCTACTCCGAATTATTCGGCCCCAACGCAACCGCTACGCATGAAGCCCTGGAATTGGGTGATGCTTGTCGTCGGCGTCTTGCTCATGCTTTTGGGCATTGGTCTGATCATTGCGGGGGCTGTGCTATTGAGCGCTGGAGCCGCCCAACGGGACGGTCAGTTCCTCACCACCGACGCGCATCGCTACCAAACGACTGGGCATGCAATTGCCAGCCCGCCATTAACCCTGGAACTCGAAGAAACCGAGACGGCCGAGCTCCCACCCCTAGAAGACATTGCCAACTTCCAGATCCGTGCGACCCCTGTCATTCCCGATCAAGAACTCTTCGTCGGCGTCGCCGAGGCGACCGATGCCGCAGCCTATCTCGACGACGTCCCGCACGCGGTGCTCGAAGACGTGACTTGGACCCAACAGGAACAATTTTCAGACGAATGGACCTGGGACACCGAGGTTGACCAACGGCTCCAAGAGGTCGCCGGCTCTGCAACTCCTGCTGCTCCGGCTGAAGAAGATATCTGGGTTGAATCGACCACCGGCACCGGTACCCAAGACCTCACGTTCGAGCTGCAAGAGGGTCAGTGGACACTGGTGGTGCTCAACGCTGACGGCACCCGCCCGGTCTGGGTTGATCTGCAGGCGGGCGCTCGCACCGAGCTGATGGATCCGGTCAGCCCCGGCCTACTGATCGCCGGTATCGTCGGGCTTGTTCTGGGTATCCCGCTGCTGCTACTGGGCGCGGCTGGCCTGGGCCGAGACATTGACCAGGATCATCCGCAGCAGCACCACGGACTATCTCCGGCAGCAACGACGAGCGGTGCTGCCGTGCCAGTGTATCCACTGGCGTTCAGCGGGCATCTCGACGGGCAGCTATCACGAGGATTGTGGTTGGTGAAGTGGTTGCTGGCCATCCCGCACTATATCGTGCTGGCCTTGCTGTGGTTCGCTCTGGTGGTCACCACCATCGCCGCTGGAATCGTCATTCTCTTTACGGCCCGGTACCCCCGATCGTTGTTTGCCTTTAGCGTCGGGGTGCTGCGCTGGAGCTGGCGGGTGGGCTTTTACGGCTACTTGGCATTGGGAACTGACCGGTATCCGCCATTTACCCTCGCTCATGCTGCATACCCCGCCGAATTAGATGTCCCCTACCCCGCACAACTGTCTCGCGGGCTAGTGCTAGTCAAATGGTGGCTACTAGCGCTGCCGCACATCTTGCTCCTGGGGATCATTGCAGGTGGAGGTGGCGTCGTCTGGCTGGGCGCGGGCAATACCTCGGCAAGCTGGGGTTTCTCGCTTTTAGGGCTGCTGGTGCTCATTGCAGCAATCGGGCTGCTGTTTACCGGTCGTTATATGGCAGGCCTGTTTGCCTTAGTGATTGGGCTCAACCGGTGGACCTACCGTGTCTCAACCTACGTCTTACTGCTGCGAGACGAATACCCGCCGTTCCGGCTCGACCAGGGTCCTACAGACCCACCGCCGTACCAACCGGCCCATCACGAAACGCCACAACCCGGTCTCTAG
- a CDS encoding glycine betaine ABC transporter substrate-binding protein: MSHSMRPWRVPMMLLAGSLMLTACTGDDPEADHHTTDEEQDVIRIGSVTGWSDQAGIAHLYEYVLEENGYEVEVQDTLDVAPAYEAVAEGELDLYAAAWPEVAQQVYWEEHQDNVEDLGDIYQDAQLFLGVPEYSEITSIEELPDYADELNGQITGIESGAGLSVLTEEEVMPHYGLEEDFELQLSSASGMVGQLEEAIENNEEIVVTLWTPYWVTEQYDVRALEDPDMIYGEPENVHTLGRTGFAEDYPEIAAMIENFSLTAEQVTDLQDTMVNEFDDDDSAAVQAWAEDNPEVVDQMSADLSEA; this comes from the coding sequence ATGAGTCATTCAATGCGTCCGTGGCGAGTCCCTATGATGTTGCTTGCCGGCTCGCTGATGCTGACCGCGTGTACCGGTGACGATCCCGAAGCCGATCATCACACTACCGACGAGGAACAAGACGTCATCCGCATCGGTAGCGTGACAGGATGGTCTGATCAGGCGGGTATCGCGCACCTCTATGAGTATGTCCTAGAGGAAAACGGCTACGAGGTCGAAGTCCAAGACACCTTGGATGTTGCACCGGCCTATGAGGCAGTGGCTGAAGGAGAACTCGACCTGTACGCGGCTGCCTGGCCAGAGGTGGCTCAACAGGTCTATTGGGAAGAGCACCAAGACAATGTAGAAGACCTCGGCGACATTTACCAGGATGCACAGCTGTTCCTCGGGGTGCCGGAGTATTCAGAGATCACGTCCATCGAAGAGCTGCCCGACTACGCAGATGAGCTCAACGGCCAGATTACGGGTATCGAATCTGGAGCTGGTCTGAGCGTGCTGACCGAAGAAGAAGTTATGCCGCATTACGGCTTGGAGGAGGACTTTGAGCTGCAGCTGTCCTCAGCCAGTGGCATGGTGGGCCAGCTTGAAGAGGCGATCGAAAATAACGAGGAAATCGTCGTGACGCTATGGACCCCGTACTGGGTGACCGAGCAGTACGATGTGCGAGCGCTGGAAGACCCCGACATGATCTACGGGGAGCCAGAAAACGTGCATACCTTAGGGCGTACCGGTTTTGCCGAGGATTATCCAGAGATCGCTGCGATGATCGAGAACTTCTCACTGACCGCCGAGCAGGTGACCGATCTGCAAGACACCATGGTCAACGAGTTCGATGACGATGACTCAGCTGCCGTCCAAGCGTGGGCGGAAGACAACCCGGAGGTCGTCGATCAGATGTCAGCAGATCTCAGCGAGGCCTAG
- a CDS encoding cation diffusion facilitator family transporter, with protein sequence MRRDQSKIRETTYFGEHDLPEEQQKTLQKAIRVERINIVTKVIAVIAIFSVAGNSQAMKAAWIEDSLAILPPLAFLIALRFINRKPTPRHPYGYHRAMGIGHLVAAVALLGFGTMLLVDSAMGLFAGEHPAIGLIEIFGMEIWQGWIMVVVSVIVVIPAIIIGRINAKLAPPLHNKVLYADADMNKADWMTGIATAVGLTGVGFGLWWFDAAVAIFISFDIINDGYKNVRGGLAGLIDARATTTNMKDPHPLIQQVREQVMELDWVDEADVRMRDLGMVFHTEVFVVPYQGQMPPLDEVERIRKKLSESDWKLHDLVIIPVAELPEEFLPQIDQKEV encoded by the coding sequence ATGAGGCGAGACCAAAGCAAAATTCGCGAGACGACGTACTTCGGGGAACACGATCTGCCCGAGGAGCAGCAGAAGACCTTGCAAAAAGCGATCCGTGTTGAGCGGATCAACATCGTCACCAAAGTGATTGCCGTAATCGCTATTTTCTCGGTTGCCGGCAACTCGCAGGCGATGAAGGCCGCATGGATTGAAGACTCTCTGGCCATCCTGCCGCCGTTGGCCTTTTTAATTGCGCTGCGCTTTATCAATCGGAAACCCACCCCGCGCCACCCGTATGGCTATCACCGGGCCATGGGTATTGGCCATCTGGTCGCTGCCGTGGCGCTGTTAGGGTTCGGCACCATGCTGTTGGTTGATTCGGCAATGGGTTTATTCGCCGGGGAACATCCAGCAATTGGTTTGATCGAAATCTTTGGGATGGAAATCTGGCAGGGCTGGATCATGGTGGTCGTCTCGGTGATTGTGGTCATCCCGGCCATTATTATCGGTCGGATAAATGCCAAACTGGCGCCACCGCTGCACAACAAGGTGCTCTATGCCGATGCGGATATGAATAAGGCCGACTGGATGACTGGTATTGCGACCGCAGTCGGCCTGACCGGTGTCGGTTTTGGTTTGTGGTGGTTTGATGCTGCCGTCGCGATCTTCATTTCTTTTGACATTATTAACGACGGGTATAAGAACGTCCGCGGCGGGCTAGCCGGGCTGATCGACGCCCGCGCGACAACGACGAATATGAAAGATCCGCACCCGCTCATCCAACAGGTCCGTGAGCAAGTCATGGAGCTCGACTGGGTTGACGAAGCCGATGTTCGCATGCGCGACCTCGGCATGGTCTTCCATACCGAAGTTTTTGTGGTCCCGTATCAGGGCCAGATGCCGCCCCTGGACGAGGTGGAAAGAATCCGCAAGAAACTCAGCGAGTCGGACTGGAAACTCCATGATCTGGTGATCATCCCGGTGGCCGAACTGCCCGAAGAGTTCCTGCCACAGATCGATCAGAAAGAGGTCTAG